TGAACCATGGTGTGAGACCAGAGTTAATGGAGAGAACAAGACAAGTATGGAGAGACTTCTTTCATCTACCAATGGAGGAGAAAATCAAGTATGCTAATACTCCAAAAACCTATGAAGGTTATGGCAGTCGTCTGGGGATTGAAAAAGGTGCCATTCTTGATTGGGGTGACTACTTCTTCCTTAACCTCCTCCCTTTGTCTCTCAAGAACCATAACAAGTGGCCATGCCTCCCTGAAACTCTTAGGtaaacatctatatatatatatatattatatatacataaacaaatGCATGCTTACATGGCTACGTACgtaaatgatttatatatatagggagACGGTTGAAGAGTGTGGGGGAGAGGTGGTGAAGTTTTGTGAGAAGGTGATGAAGATGGTGTCAAAGAGTTTGGGGTTGGAGGAGGAGTACATGAAGAGAGTGTTTGGAGGGTATGGTGATGAAGGAGTAGGGGTGACCATGAGAGCCAACTACTACCCTAGATGTCCTCAGCCGGAGCTCACTCTGGGGCTGTCACCGCACTCGGATCCCGGTGGAGTCACTGTGTTGCTCGCCGACGAGCGTGTTCAAGGACTTCAGGTTCACAAGGATGGTGCTTGGGTTACTGTTCAACCACTTCCTCATGCTTTCATAGTCAATCTTGGAGACCAAATTCAGGTCACATTTTTTCTCACtctctttgctttttatttctttatttttaaagattcttggtgtgttttctattaaaaatatgtttattttaattatttgaaacaaatgtgtttttgtttgatgTTAAGATCCACAATGACCCTACTTCAAAGGTTGCATATGAATAAACATTGATTAAAGGGAGGACACTTAATCAATGTTTATTCATtagtcaaaattttataatttatcagttgaactattgattttttttagtcaaaatttTCATTGGTTGCTTTTAAAACAAGTTGGTTTTAAATTAAGTTAGGTTTTGACATGATTATTCGTACTCAACTCCAAGTACTTTGTTTAGAAAAACATGTTGATTTCATATGACTTAATTATTAGTATGTTTGTATATAAAGAAGCAGTGGCAGATCTTCAcactttgtcaaaaaaagaactcaactgtaaataataaaaa
The DNA window shown above is from Dioscorea cayenensis subsp. rotundata cultivar TDr96_F1 chromosome 12, TDr96_F1_v2_PseudoChromosome.rev07_lg8_w22 25.fasta, whole genome shotgun sequence and carries:
- the LOC120273843 gene encoding probable 2-oxoglutarate-dependent dioxygenase At5g05600; amino-acid sequence: MEYCMEDWPEPIINVQSIAESGDTIVPYRYIKPPSHRPEILKSTPQEQTIPVINLAGLEGDEHACNATMHEISVACKEWGFFQIVNHGVRPELMERTRQVWRDFFHLPMEEKIKYANTPKTYEGYGSRLGIEKGAILDWGDYFFLNLLPLSLKNHNKWPCLPETLRETVEECGGEVVKFCEKVMKMVSKSLGLEEEYMKRVFGGYGDEGVGVTMRANYYPRCPQPELTLGLSPHSDPGGVTVLLADERVQGLQVHKDGAWVTVQPLPHAFIVNLGDQIQMVSNAIYKSVEHRVMVNSEEERVSIAFFYNPRGDMLIGPAKELVTPARPAFCKPVTWNEYRLILRKQGLHGKAQVDSLKPS